The following are from one region of the Georgenia sp. M64 genome:
- a CDS encoding STAS domain-containing protein, which produces MDGSGSPSVVVDEEEGTTRLVLAGEIDAGIADDVAHALQRVAAHDTPVDIDLAGVTFMDCYGLRILQAVVERVSAPVRVVAASAPVRFLLETAGLAALTADGPGSSGPDRAVDLSGIAPLAVDRLYLSEPLTARPQQAQPLPVGTARPEQAEPQPVGTARTEGGLP; this is translated from the coding sequence ATGGACGGCAGCGGGAGTCCCTCGGTCGTCGTCGACGAGGAGGAAGGCACGACCAGGCTGGTCCTGGCCGGTGAGATCGACGCGGGCATCGCCGACGACGTCGCCCACGCGCTCCAGCGCGTGGCCGCCCACGACACGCCGGTCGACATCGACCTCGCCGGTGTGACGTTCATGGACTGCTACGGCCTGCGGATCCTCCAGGCGGTCGTCGAGCGGGTGAGCGCGCCCGTGCGCGTCGTCGCCGCCAGCGCCCCGGTCCGGTTCCTCCTGGAGACGGCGGGGCTGGCCGCCCTCACCGCCGACGGCCCGGGCTCGTCGGGGCCGGACCGCGCCGTCGACCTGAGCGGGATCGCCCCGCTGGCGGTCGACCGCCTCTACCTGTCCGAGCCCCTGACGGCCCGGCCCCAGCAGGCCCAACCGCTACCGGTGGGCACGGCCCGGCCCGAGCAGGCCGAACCGCAACCGGTGGGCACGGCACGCACCGAGGGAGGCCTGCCATGA
- the lipB gene encoding lipoyl(octanoyl) transferase LipB, which produces MRFEQIDLGTSLTDYQRAWELQRALHARVADGDLENTVLLLEHPPVYTAGRRTATRDRPTDGTPVIDVDRGGRITWHGPGQLVVYPIVRLREPVDVVAYVRALEQAVIDLAAGYGVATARVPGRSGVWVLADDRGRDRKLCAVGVRVARGVTMHGIAVNADVDLAAYDRIVPCGIDDADVTSLSAETGRRIGPTDIAEALQRHLAEALGPLTDASRPATAPAGTPT; this is translated from the coding sequence GTGCGCTTCGAGCAGATCGACCTGGGGACCTCCCTGACGGACTACCAGCGGGCGTGGGAGCTCCAGCGCGCGCTCCACGCCCGGGTCGCCGACGGCGACCTCGAGAACACGGTCCTCCTGCTGGAGCACCCGCCCGTCTACACCGCGGGCAGGCGCACCGCCACACGCGACCGCCCCACCGACGGCACGCCCGTCATCGACGTCGACCGTGGCGGACGCATCACCTGGCACGGCCCGGGCCAGCTCGTCGTCTACCCCATCGTCCGGCTGCGCGAGCCGGTCGACGTCGTGGCGTACGTGCGGGCGCTGGAGCAGGCCGTCATCGACCTCGCCGCGGGCTACGGCGTGGCCACCGCGCGCGTGCCCGGCCGCTCGGGGGTGTGGGTCCTCGCCGACGACCGCGGGCGCGACCGCAAGCTCTGCGCCGTCGGCGTCCGGGTGGCCCGGGGGGTGACGATGCACGGCATCGCCGTCAACGCCGACGTCGACCTCGCGGCGTACGACCGGATCGTGCCCTGCGGCATCGACGACGCCGACGTCACCTCGCTGTCCGCCGAGACCGGCCGGCGCATCGGTCCCACGGACATCGCCGAGGCCCTCCAGCGGCACCTCGCCGAGGCGCTCGGCCCGCTCACGGACGCGTCCCGGCCCGCGACGGCGCCGGCCGGGACGCCGACGTAG
- a CDS encoding RDD family protein, giving the protein MTAPVSVPVATLGRRLVGLAVDWALASAISAGFLGYEPMATLAVFALMTWLMVATLGATIGHVVAGLAVRTPAGGLPGPVRALARTVALCLVIPAVVWGPDGRGLHDVWAGTVVTRVR; this is encoded by the coding sequence GTGACCGCGCCCGTCTCCGTCCCCGTCGCCACCCTCGGCCGCCGTCTCGTCGGACTGGCCGTGGACTGGGCCCTCGCCTCGGCGATCAGCGCCGGCTTCCTCGGCTACGAGCCCATGGCGACGCTCGCCGTGTTCGCCCTTATGACGTGGCTCATGGTCGCCACCCTCGGCGCCACGATTGGCCATGTGGTGGCGGGTCTCGCCGTCCGCACCCCCGCCGGCGGCCTCCCCGGTCCGGTCCGCGCGCTCGCACGCACGGTGGCGCTGTGCCTGGTGATCCCCGCGGTGGTCTGGGGCCCTGACGGTCGCGGCCTGCACGACGTGTGGGCGGGGACCGTCGTCACACGAGTGCGCTAG
- the lipA gene encoding lipoyl synthase, translating into MTIAPEGRRMLRVEARNAETPIEKKPSWIKTRATMGPEYRDLKQLVHGGGLHTVCEEAGCPNIFECWEDREATFLIGGSQCTRRCDFCQIDTGKPSALDRGEPLKVAESVRTMGLRYSTITGVARDDLDDGGAWLYAETVRQIHALNPGTGVELLIPDFDAVPEQLAEVFSSRPEVLAHNVETVPRIFRRIRPGFRYQRSLGVLTSARDEGLVTKSNLMLGMGETFEEVVEAMEMLHDAGCDLLTINQYLRPSVRHHPVDRWVRPEEFVALSDKAEEIGFLGVMSGPLVRSSYRAGRLWGQAMARKGRPVPEHLAHLSEARTSRQEAAALVR; encoded by the coding sequence GTGACCATCGCTCCCGAGGGCCGCAGGATGCTGCGGGTCGAGGCACGCAACGCCGAGACCCCCATCGAGAAGAAGCCGAGCTGGATCAAGACCCGCGCCACGATGGGCCCTGAGTACCGGGACCTCAAGCAGCTCGTCCACGGCGGCGGCCTGCACACGGTGTGCGAGGAGGCCGGCTGCCCGAACATCTTCGAGTGCTGGGAGGACCGGGAGGCCACGTTCCTCATCGGCGGCTCCCAGTGCACGCGGCGCTGCGACTTCTGCCAGATCGACACCGGCAAGCCCTCGGCCCTGGACCGCGGCGAGCCGCTCAAGGTCGCCGAGTCGGTCCGGACGATGGGGCTGAGGTACTCCACGATCACCGGCGTGGCCCGCGACGACCTCGACGACGGCGGAGCCTGGCTCTACGCCGAGACGGTCCGCCAGATCCACGCCCTCAACCCCGGGACGGGCGTCGAGCTGCTCATCCCGGACTTCGACGCCGTGCCCGAGCAGCTCGCCGAGGTCTTCTCCTCGCGGCCGGAGGTGCTGGCCCACAACGTCGAGACGGTGCCGCGGATCTTCCGTCGCATCCGGCCCGGTTTCCGCTACCAGCGCTCCCTCGGTGTCCTCACCTCCGCCCGCGACGAGGGCCTGGTCACCAAGTCCAACCTCATGCTCGGGATGGGCGAGACCTTCGAGGAGGTCGTCGAGGCGATGGAGATGCTCCACGACGCCGGCTGCGACCTGCTGACCATCAACCAGTACCTGCGCCCGTCGGTGCGGCACCACCCGGTCGACCGGTGGGTCCGCCCCGAGGAGTTCGTCGCCCTGTCGGACAAGGCCGAGGAGATCGGCTTCCTCGGTGTCATGTCCGGACCGCTGGTGCGCTCGAGCTACCGCGCCGGTCGGCTGTGGGGCCAGGCGATGGCCCGCAAGGGCCGGCCCGTGCCCGAGCACCTCGCGCACCTGTCCGAGGCCCGGACCTCCCGCCAGGAGGCCGCCGCGCTCGTGCGCTGA
- the glnA gene encoding type I glutamate--ammonia ligase has translation MFSSAEEAIAFTKEQDVKFVDVRFCDLPGVMQHFNIPVEAFNEDAFTDGLMFDGSSIRGFQAIHESDMKLVPDVTSAFVDPFRKQKTLVVNFSIVDPFTDESYSRDPRNIAAKAEAYLRSTGIADTVYFGAEAEFYVFDDVRFQTTQHSSFYYLDSTEAAWNTGREEEGGNLGYKTRYKGGYFPVSPSDRFADLRDDMVRIMQEVGLDVERAHHEVGTAGQQEINYRFNTLRGAADDLMKFKYIIKNVAFEAGKSATFMPKPLFGDNGSGMHSHQSLWKDGKPLFFDERGYGGLSDLARWYIGGLLKHAPSLLAFTNPSVNSYHRLVPGFEAPVNLVYSARNRSACIRIPVTGTSPKAKRIEFRVPDPSSNPYLAFSAMLMAGLDGIKNRIEPPDPIDKDLYELPPEEHAQIDQVPDSLPAVLDALEADHDYLTEGDVFTADLIETWIDYKRANEIDPLRLRPHPHEFELYYDL, from the coding sequence ATGTTTTCCAGCGCCGAGGAGGCCATCGCCTTCACCAAGGAGCAGGACGTCAAGTTCGTCGACGTCCGCTTCTGCGACCTGCCGGGGGTCATGCAGCACTTCAACATCCCGGTCGAGGCCTTCAACGAGGACGCCTTCACGGACGGCCTCATGTTCGACGGCTCGTCGATCCGCGGGTTCCAGGCGATCCACGAGTCCGACATGAAGCTCGTCCCGGACGTCACGAGCGCGTTCGTGGACCCGTTCCGCAAGCAGAAGACGCTGGTCGTCAACTTCTCGATCGTCGACCCCTTCACCGACGAGTCGTACTCGCGTGACCCGCGCAACATCGCCGCGAAGGCCGAGGCCTACCTCAGGAGCACCGGCATCGCCGACACCGTCTACTTCGGTGCCGAGGCGGAGTTCTACGTCTTCGACGACGTCCGGTTCCAGACCACGCAGCACTCGAGCTTCTACTACCTCGACTCCACCGAGGCGGCCTGGAACACCGGCCGCGAGGAGGAGGGCGGCAACCTGGGCTACAAGACCCGTTACAAGGGCGGCTACTTCCCTGTCTCCCCCTCCGACCGCTTCGCCGACCTGCGCGACGACATGGTCCGGATCATGCAGGAGGTGGGCCTGGACGTCGAGCGCGCCCACCACGAGGTCGGCACGGCCGGCCAGCAGGAGATCAACTACCGCTTCAACACCCTGCGGGGCGCGGCCGACGACCTGATGAAGTTCAAGTACATCATCAAGAACGTCGCCTTCGAGGCCGGCAAGTCCGCGACCTTCATGCCCAAGCCCCTCTTCGGTGACAACGGCTCCGGCATGCACTCGCACCAGTCCCTGTGGAAGGACGGCAAGCCGCTGTTCTTCGACGAGCGTGGCTACGGTGGCCTGTCCGACCTCGCCCGCTGGTACATCGGTGGACTCCTCAAGCACGCGCCGTCGCTCCTGGCGTTCACCAACCCCTCGGTGAACTCCTACCACCGCCTGGTCCCCGGCTTCGAGGCGCCCGTCAACCTCGTGTACTCGGCCCGCAACCGCTCGGCGTGCATCCGCATCCCCGTCACCGGCACCTCGCCGAAGGCCAAGCGCATCGAGTTCCGCGTGCCCGACCCGTCGTCGAACCCGTACCTGGCCTTCTCCGCCATGCTCATGGCCGGCCTGGACGGCATCAAGAACCGGATCGAGCCGCCGGACCCGATCGACAAGGACCTCTACGAGTTGCCGCCCGAGGAGCACGCGCAGATCGACCAGGTCCCCGACTCCCTCCCGGCCGTCCTGGACGCGCTCGAGGCCGACCACGACTACCTCACCGAGGGCGACGTCTTCACCGCTGACCTCATCGAGACGTGGATCGACTACAAGCGCGCCAACGAGATCGACCCGCTGCGCCTGCGCCCGCACCCGCACGAGTTCGAGCTCTACTACGACCTCTGA
- a CDS encoding PHP domain-containing protein, producing the protein MDPVGALERVAYLLERQLAEPHRVRAYRRAARRLAALAPDELGARLRAGTLTDLPDVGPKTAAVAYQAAAGDVPAYLAELEDGARDRVVTGGEVVRGWLAGDLHTHSDWSDGTAPIAAMAAAAVDLGHSYLALTDHSPRLTVARGLTAARLREQLDVVARLNTELAPFRILTGIEVDILEDGSLDQDEDLLDALDVVVASVHSLLRMESAAMTRRMVTAVANPRVDVLGHVTGRLVTGSRGTRPPSTFDAEIVFEACRRFDVAVEINSRPERRDPPTDLLHLARDTGCVFAVDTDAHAPGQLELLDHGCARAQTAGLARSRIVNTLAVDDLLAWTA; encoded by the coding sequence GTGGACCCCGTCGGCGCCCTGGAGCGCGTGGCCTACCTGCTCGAGCGGCAGCTGGCCGAGCCGCACCGCGTCCGGGCGTACCGGCGCGCCGCCCGACGCCTCGCCGCGCTCGCCCCGGACGAGCTCGGCGCGCGGCTGCGGGCCGGCACCCTGACCGACCTCCCCGACGTCGGACCGAAGACGGCCGCCGTGGCGTACCAGGCGGCCGCCGGGGACGTCCCGGCCTACCTGGCCGAGCTCGAGGACGGTGCACGGGACCGGGTCGTCACGGGCGGGGAGGTCGTGCGCGGCTGGCTCGCCGGCGACCTCCACACCCACTCGGACTGGTCCGACGGCACGGCCCCGATCGCGGCGATGGCCGCCGCGGCCGTGGACCTCGGCCACTCCTACCTCGCCCTCACCGACCACTCCCCCAGGCTCACCGTCGCCCGCGGGCTGACGGCCGCGCGGCTGCGGGAGCAGCTCGACGTCGTGGCCCGCCTCAACACCGAGCTCGCACCGTTCCGGATCCTCACCGGCATCGAGGTCGACATCCTCGAGGACGGCTCCCTCGACCAGGACGAGGACCTCCTCGACGCCCTCGACGTCGTCGTGGCGAGCGTCCACTCCCTGCTGCGGATGGAGAGCGCGGCGATGACACGGCGCATGGTCACGGCCGTCGCGAACCCACGGGTGGACGTCCTGGGGCACGTCACCGGCCGACTCGTCACCGGCTCGCGCGGGACGCGGCCGCCCTCGACCTTCGACGCGGAGATCGTCTTCGAGGCGTGCCGGCGCTTCGACGTCGCCGTCGAGATCAACTCCCGGCCCGAGCGGCGGGACCCGCCCACCGACCTGCTCCACCTCGCCCGTGACACCGGCTGCGTCTTCGCCGTCGACACCGACGCCCACGCGCCGGGTCAGCTCGAGCTCCTCGACCACGGCTGCGCCCGCGCGCAGACGGCCGGCCTGGCCCGGTCACGCATCGTCAACACCCTCGCCGTCGACGACCTCCTGGCGTGGACGGCCTGA
- a CDS encoding DUF4191 domain-containing protein has protein sequence MARKNSDDAAPKPQKQRWYHNVRDAYRLTRQVNPLITWILLGVFVAVMGLALIIGFIWGHPWYTGLFGLMLALTLMLVVLSRQTEKAAYSQIEGRTGAVGAVLGQTKGWNFEQEPVAVNPRTQDLVFRMVGRPGIVLVSEGPANRVQRLLEDERRKVARVAPNVPVHLVQAGNDEGQVPLAKLGKTVRKLKKTLTAAEVATVARRIQALGGTRLPIPKGVDPMRARPDRKGMKGR, from the coding sequence ATGGCACGCAAGAACTCCGACGACGCCGCACCGAAGCCCCAGAAGCAGCGCTGGTACCACAACGTCCGTGACGCCTACCGGCTGACCCGGCAGGTCAACCCCCTCATCACGTGGATCCTCCTGGGCGTCTTCGTGGCCGTCATGGGGCTCGCCCTCATCATCGGGTTCATCTGGGGCCACCCGTGGTACACGGGCCTGTTCGGCCTCATGCTGGCGCTGACCCTCATGCTCGTCGTGCTCTCGCGCCAGACCGAGAAGGCGGCCTACAGCCAGATCGAGGGCAGGACCGGCGCCGTCGGGGCCGTCCTGGGCCAGACCAAGGGCTGGAACTTCGAGCAGGAGCCGGTCGCGGTCAACCCGCGCACCCAGGACCTCGTGTTCCGCATGGTCGGTCGTCCGGGCATCGTGCTCGTCTCCGAGGGCCCGGCCAACCGGGTGCAGCGCCTCCTCGAGGACGAGCGGCGCAAGGTCGCCCGGGTCGCGCCGAACGTCCCGGTCCACCTGGTCCAGGCGGGCAACGACGAGGGACAGGTGCCGCTCGCGAAGCTCGGCAAGACCGTCCGCAAGCTCAAGAAGACCCTCACCGCGGCCGAGGTGGCCACGGTCGCCCGCCGGATCCAGGCGCTCGGCGGGACCAGGCTGCCCATCCCCAAGGGCGTCGACCCGATGCGTGCACGTCCCGACCGCAAGGGCATGAAGGGCCGCTGA
- a CDS encoding MarR family transcriptional regulator: MDPRGPGVATPPPAWPTGRLLSAAARRVERSWDDYLHRWSLSHASLPLLAVLAGGPRSQREIAAALGVSEQAVSRMAVGLERAGYLERRRHGTDRRRQVVAITEHGRTTLAALDDPGAVEALATAALTPAEVAELRRLLLLVLEPPGG; encoded by the coding sequence ATGGATCCCCGAGGCCCCGGTGTCGCGACCCCGCCGCCGGCGTGGCCCACCGGCCGCCTGCTCTCCGCCGCCGCCCGGCGCGTCGAGCGGTCCTGGGACGACTACCTCCACCGGTGGTCGCTCTCCCACGCCTCGCTCCCGCTGCTCGCCGTCCTGGCGGGCGGTCCCCGCTCGCAGCGCGAGATCGCCGCCGCCCTCGGGGTGAGCGAGCAGGCCGTGAGCAGGATGGCCGTCGGGCTCGAGCGGGCCGGGTACCTCGAGCGCCGGCGCCACGGCACCGACCGCCGTCGTCAGGTCGTGGCCATCACGGAGCACGGCCGCACGACGCTCGCCGCCCTCGACGACCCCGGCGCGGTCGAGGCCCTGGCCACCGCGGCGCTAACCCCGGCCGAGGTCGCGGAGCTCCGGCGCCTGCTCCTCCTCGTCCTGGAGCCACCCGGGGGATGA
- a CDS encoding bifunctional [glutamine synthetase] adenylyltransferase/[glutamine synthetase]-adenylyl-L-tyrosine phosphorylase, translated as MPREVSAASRLRRLGFAAPARAEILLAEAALAPVVAAAEAAGAPLPEALGRAADPDLALLTLLRLVEAADDGGDLAAVLTTDGPHRDRLLAVLGASSALGDMLVARPGDVSLLAEREGEVPVLDLTAEDERERALRAVGADHRDTVPVATVTGAEGVDTLRRTYRRRILEIAAADLTSPDPLADLPKVAAAVADVVAGALDAALAVVRADQPDGARGVRLAVLGMGKTGGRELNYISDVDVVYVVEPAEGTDEGEALAVGTRLAAALARACAGPSGEPALWPLDANLRPEGKDGPLVRTLASHLAYYERWAKAWEFQALLKARPVAGDLALGQAYVEALAPMVWSAVEREHFVEDAQAMRRRVEDTVPAQHAERQLKLGKGGLRDVEFTVQLLQMVHGRTDETIRSRTTLQGLAQLARAGYVGRDHAEELGHHYRFLRALEHRIQLYRLRRSHLVPTDEADLRRLGRSLRTDGVDGAESLEERWRQVRREVRHLHEEIFYRPLLPLTAQLSAQDVVLAPEAARARLAAIGFHDPAGAIRHIAALTEGITRRAAIQRQLLPVMLGWFAQGPEPDSGLLSFRKLSETMGTTHWYLKLLRDSGAAAERLAHLLSHSRYVAASLATLPEAVRWLDDDDELAPRTREVLEPELLALQSRRAEPVPGVMVARYLRRRELLRAGIGDVLDAVPDGRSRAMITTAADVTLAGALRVAVAEATAEAGLSEPPSRYLVVAMGRLGGEEMSYASDADVLFVHEPEPGADPETATRTAVAVASKVRGLLGEGGGEPPLAVDADLRPEGRNGPMTRTLSAYAEYYERWVEPWERQALLRARPVAGDDDLARRFVALVDPLRYPAEGLTEAELRELRRIKARVESERMPRGVPPTRHLKLGRGGLSDVEWTVQLLQLRHAGRVPELRTTSTTRALHALHEAGLVSAEEAARLDGAWQLASRIRDAIVLGTGRTTGAKIDTLPHEAVELEVVARILGYPPGRRLDLEEEYLRRARRARTVVDELFYQ; from the coding sequence GTGCCGCGTGAGGTCTCCGCCGCCAGCCGGCTGCGCCGGCTGGGGTTCGCGGCGCCCGCCCGCGCCGAGATCCTCCTCGCCGAGGCCGCGCTCGCCCCGGTGGTCGCCGCCGCGGAGGCGGCGGGCGCACCGCTGCCCGAGGCGCTCGGCCGCGCGGCCGACCCCGACCTGGCCCTGCTCACCCTGCTCCGGCTGGTCGAGGCCGCCGACGACGGCGGGGACCTCGCCGCCGTGCTCACCACCGACGGGCCGCACCGGGACCGGCTCCTCGCCGTCCTGGGCGCGAGCTCGGCGCTGGGGGACATGCTCGTCGCGCGCCCGGGTGACGTCAGCCTCCTCGCCGAGCGTGAGGGCGAGGTCCCGGTCCTCGACCTCACGGCCGAGGACGAGCGCGAGCGGGCGCTGAGGGCGGTCGGGGCGGACCACCGCGACACCGTCCCGGTCGCCACGGTCACGGGCGCCGAGGGGGTGGACACCCTGCGGCGCACCTACCGCCGGCGCATCCTGGAGATCGCCGCCGCGGACCTCACCAGCCCCGACCCGCTGGCGGACCTGCCCAAGGTGGCAGCCGCCGTCGCCGACGTCGTGGCGGGGGCGCTGGACGCCGCCCTGGCGGTGGTGCGCGCGGACCAGCCGGACGGCGCCCGTGGGGTGCGCCTGGCGGTGCTGGGGATGGGCAAGACCGGGGGCCGCGAGCTCAACTACATCTCCGACGTCGACGTCGTCTACGTCGTGGAGCCGGCGGAGGGCACCGACGAGGGCGAGGCCCTCGCGGTGGGCACCCGGCTCGCGGCCGCCCTGGCACGGGCGTGCGCCGGCCCGTCGGGTGAGCCGGCCCTGTGGCCGCTGGACGCCAACCTGCGGCCCGAGGGCAAGGACGGCCCCCTCGTGCGCACCCTGGCCTCCCACCTCGCCTACTACGAGCGCTGGGCGAAGGCCTGGGAGTTCCAGGCGCTGCTCAAGGCCCGGCCGGTGGCCGGTGACCTCGCCCTCGGCCAGGCCTACGTCGAGGCCCTCGCGCCGATGGTGTGGTCGGCGGTGGAGCGCGAGCACTTCGTCGAGGACGCCCAGGCCATGCGGCGCCGGGTCGAGGACACGGTCCCCGCCCAGCACGCCGAGCGTCAGCTCAAGCTCGGCAAGGGTGGCCTGCGCGACGTCGAGTTCACCGTCCAGCTGCTCCAGATGGTCCACGGCCGGACCGACGAGACCATCCGGTCCCGGACGACGCTGCAGGGCCTGGCGCAGCTCGCGCGCGCCGGGTACGTCGGCCGCGACCACGCCGAGGAGCTGGGGCACCACTACCGGTTCCTGCGGGCGCTGGAGCACCGCATCCAGCTCTACCGGCTGCGCCGCTCGCACCTCGTCCCCACCGACGAGGCGGACCTGCGTCGCCTGGGCCGGTCGCTGCGGACCGACGGCGTCGACGGCGCGGAGTCCCTCGAGGAGCGGTGGCGGCAGGTGCGGCGCGAGGTGCGCCACCTCCACGAGGAGATCTTCTACCGCCCGCTGCTGCCCCTCACCGCGCAGCTGAGCGCCCAGGACGTCGTCCTGGCGCCGGAAGCGGCGCGCGCCCGCCTCGCCGCGATCGGCTTCCACGACCCCGCCGGGGCGATCCGCCACATCGCGGCCCTGACCGAGGGCATCACCCGGCGGGCGGCGATCCAGCGCCAGCTCCTGCCCGTCATGCTGGGCTGGTTCGCCCAGGGACCCGAGCCGGACTCGGGCCTGCTGAGCTTCCGCAAGCTCTCCGAGACCATGGGCACCACCCACTGGTACCTCAAGCTCCTGCGCGACTCCGGCGCGGCCGCCGAGCGCCTCGCGCACCTGCTCTCCCACAGCCGCTACGTCGCCGCCTCCCTGGCGACCCTGCCCGAGGCGGTGCGGTGGCTCGACGACGACGACGAGCTCGCCCCCCGCACCCGGGAGGTGCTGGAGCCGGAGCTGCTCGCGCTCCAGTCGCGCCGGGCCGAGCCGGTGCCCGGGGTGATGGTGGCCCGCTACCTCCGGCGCCGCGAGCTCCTCCGGGCCGGCATCGGGGACGTCCTCGACGCGGTCCCGGACGGTCGCTCCCGTGCGATGATCACCACCGCGGCCGACGTCACCCTCGCCGGCGCGCTGCGGGTCGCCGTCGCCGAGGCCACGGCCGAGGCGGGCCTGTCCGAGCCGCCGTCGCGCTACCTCGTCGTGGCCATGGGGCGCCTCGGCGGGGAGGAGATGAGCTACGCCTCCGACGCCGACGTCCTCTTCGTCCACGAGCCGGAGCCGGGCGCGGACCCCGAGACGGCCACCCGGACGGCGGTGGCCGTGGCGAGCAAGGTCCGCGGGCTCCTGGGGGAGGGCGGGGGAGAGCCGCCCCTGGCGGTCGACGCGGATCTGCGACCCGAGGGCCGCAACGGCCCCATGACCCGCACGCTGTCGGCCTACGCCGAGTACTACGAGCGGTGGGTCGAGCCGTGGGAGCGGCAGGCCCTGCTGCGCGCGCGCCCCGTGGCCGGGGACGACGACCTCGCCCGGCGGTTCGTCGCGCTCGTGGACCCGTTGCGCTACCCCGCGGAGGGCCTCACCGAGGCCGAGCTGCGCGAGCTGCGCCGGATCAAGGCCCGGGTCGAGTCCGAGCGCATGCCGCGGGGCGTCCCCCCGACCCGCCACCTCAAGCTCGGCCGCGGCGGCCTCAGCGACGTCGAGTGGACCGTGCAGCTGCTCCAGCTGCGCCACGCCGGCCGGGTGCCGGAGCTGCGCACCACCTCGACCACCCGCGCGCTGCACGCCCTCCACGAGGCCGGGCTGGTCAGCGCCGAGGAGGCTGCGCGCCTGGACGGGGCGTGGCAGCTCGCGTCCCGCATCCGGGACGCGATCGTGCTCGGCACGGGCCGGACCACCGGCGCCAAGATCGACACCCTGCCCCACGAGGCGGTCGAGCTCGAGGTGGTGGCCCGGATCCTCGGCTACCCCCCGGGCCGGCGGCTCGACCTGGAGGAGGAGTACCTGCGCCGGGCCCGGCGGGCTCGGACGGTCGTCGACGAGCTGTTCTACCAGTGA
- a CDS encoding DUF6098 family protein: MTLGTTTPPVGGTLDGPPRLLLTLADLEAVVRDVGSAHLYVGTAPYLLRAGPWHAESGYPLPGVPAWPLRAEPWWQGGQRVWIARQLVRRAGHVEPSQSAWVVVGSAAGRGGDGEPLLADPRTLAEVAARVHREAAETYTGWREREFR, translated from the coding sequence ATGACGCTGGGGACCACGACACCGCCGGTGGGCGGCACCCTGGACGGACCGCCGCGCCTGCTCCTCACGCTCGCCGACCTCGAGGCGGTCGTGCGGGACGTCGGCTCGGCCCACCTCTACGTCGGGACGGCGCCCTACCTGCTCCGGGCCGGGCCCTGGCACGCCGAGAGCGGGTACCCGCTGCCGGGGGTGCCCGCGTGGCCGCTGCGCGCGGAGCCCTGGTGGCAGGGCGGTCAGCGGGTGTGGATCGCGCGCCAGCTCGTCCGCCGCGCCGGGCACGTCGAGCCGTCGCAGTCGGCGTGGGTCGTGGTGGGCTCCGCGGCCGGCCGGGGCGGCGACGGCGAGCCCCTCCTCGCCGACCCGCGCACGCTCGCCGAGGTGGCGGCGCGGGTGCACCGCGAGGCGGCGGAGACCTACACGGGCTGGCGCGAGCGCGAGTTTCGCTGA